Proteins from one Chitinophaga oryzae genomic window:
- a CDS encoding sensor histidine kinase, with the protein MTIISTAHMPGFELLFNHATQGILLVDGAGLIKAANPCFLEWSGHTAEEVQEKPADSLLAGDIRSWLRCKNGQVIPVKVTCTSYLQDDQHYQVCFITDLSAQQQTADALKRAQDAQQLEAHIMAGKESAYRRVSNFLNSIWTNLDAILIVTEPMGHIRFFNPAAVKMLGYPAREVTDTGSLVQFHDFEELEHRAAKLSEELQQVVEPGFDALTAKARLNLPNESEWSYIRKDGSRFPVALTVSAIRDESQQITGYIAIGLDISARRKSEAELRQALDKEKELNVLKSRFVSIASHEFRTPLSTVLSSTYLLEKYTTTEDQPKRLAHIRKIASAVHLLTDILNDFLSLGKIEEGKIQVRPALTDTRKHVEKILAEAEGLKRARQQVVYSHDGPAESWFDGSLLRHILTNLVSNALKFSPDEGTVYVRTLATPYRLTVSVKDCGIGIKPEDQQHLFERFFRGSNVENIQGTGLGLHIVAKYTELMKGQITCHSEPDKGTEFIVHIPTPKT; encoded by the coding sequence ATGACCATCATAAGCACGGCACATATGCCAGGTTTTGAGCTGCTCTTCAATCATGCTACCCAGGGCATACTCCTGGTAGACGGGGCCGGCCTGATAAAGGCGGCTAATCCATGTTTCCTGGAATGGAGTGGCCACACTGCGGAAGAAGTGCAGGAAAAACCGGCAGACAGCCTGCTGGCGGGGGATATCCGGTCGTGGTTGCGTTGTAAAAACGGGCAGGTCATCCCGGTAAAAGTGACCTGCACCTCTTACCTGCAGGACGATCAGCACTACCAGGTCTGTTTCATCACCGATCTTTCCGCACAACAGCAAACTGCCGACGCTCTGAAGCGGGCGCAGGATGCGCAACAGCTGGAAGCACACATTATGGCCGGCAAAGAATCGGCTTACCGGCGGGTCAGCAATTTCCTCAACAGCATCTGGACCAACTTAGACGCTATCCTGATTGTGACCGAACCGATGGGGCATATCCGGTTCTTTAACCCTGCAGCGGTAAAAATGCTGGGGTACCCTGCCCGCGAAGTGACGGATACCGGCTCGCTGGTACAGTTTCACGACTTTGAAGAACTGGAGCACCGCGCCGCCAAACTTTCGGAAGAGCTGCAGCAGGTGGTGGAGCCCGGATTTGACGCCCTGACGGCCAAAGCGCGGCTCAACCTGCCCAATGAATCCGAATGGAGCTACATCCGCAAAGACGGTAGCCGTTTTCCCGTAGCATTAACGGTATCGGCTATACGGGATGAAAGTCAGCAGATCACCGGTTACATCGCCATTGGCCTCGACATCTCTGCCAGGCGGAAGTCGGAAGCGGAGCTGCGGCAGGCGCTGGACAAAGAAAAAGAGCTGAACGTGCTGAAATCCCGCTTCGTGTCTATCGCTTCTCATGAGTTCCGTACACCGCTCAGCACCGTATTGTCATCTACCTACCTGCTGGAAAAATATACCACCACGGAAGACCAACCCAAACGGCTGGCGCATATCCGGAAAATCGCTTCTGCCGTGCACCTGCTTACCGATATCCTGAACGATTTCCTGTCGCTCGGAAAAATCGAGGAAGGCAAGATACAGGTACGGCCGGCGCTGACCGATACGCGCAAGCATGTTGAAAAAATACTGGCGGAAGCCGAAGGGCTGAAACGCGCCAGGCAACAGGTGGTATACAGCCACGACGGCCCGGCCGAAAGTTGGTTCGACGGTAGCCTGCTGCGCCATATACTGACCAACCTTGTATCCAACGCATTAAAATTTTCTCCTGACGAGGGTACCGTTTATGTACGCACGTTAGCTACCCCTTACCGGCTGACCGTGTCGGTAAAGGATTGCGGCATCGGTATCAAACCGGAAGACCAACAGCACCTGTTTGAAAGATTTTTCCGCGGCAGCAATGTCGAAAACATCCAGGGCACCGGGCTCGGCCTGCATATTGTGGCCAAGTACACGGAACTGATGAAAGGACAGATCACCTGCCACAGTGAACCGGACAAAGGCACCGAATTCATCGTTCATATTCCCACCCCCAAAACCTGA
- a CDS encoding response regulator, with translation MEKILLIEDNKDIRDNLSEILELANYHVLTASNGKEGVTIALEQQPDLIVCDIMMPVLDGYGVLHMLHKNESLRPIPFIFLTAKTERTDVRKGMEMGADDYITKPFEGAELLSAIESRLRRCAEIRQPETSGISGLHTLLSNTSGKDLLASLKEDRNTNHYKKKQQIYAAGNRPESLYYIMEGKVKTYQRNDDGKELITGLYNQGDFLGYTALLEAGAYQESAEAIEDTVLAIIPHQDFEELVNNNPEVLSRFVQLLAKNIAEKEQQLIALAYSSLRKKVASALITLDHKYNTTNKPQFEIDISRENLAAVAGVAKESLIRTLGDFRDEQLITLRDGTIVLKEKEKIAAMRN, from the coding sequence TTGGAAAAAATCCTGCTGATCGAAGACAATAAAGATATCCGCGATAACCTGTCGGAGATTCTTGAACTGGCCAACTACCATGTATTGACGGCCTCCAACGGCAAAGAGGGTGTGACGATAGCCCTCGAACAACAGCCCGACCTCATCGTATGCGATATCATGATGCCCGTGCTCGACGGCTACGGCGTACTGCATATGTTGCATAAGAATGAAAGCCTCCGGCCCATCCCGTTTATTTTCCTCACCGCCAAAACAGAACGCACCGACGTCCGGAAAGGCATGGAAATGGGCGCCGACGATTACATCACCAAACCGTTTGAAGGCGCTGAACTGCTCAGCGCCATAGAAAGCCGTCTCCGCAGATGTGCAGAAATACGGCAGCCGGAAACTTCAGGCATCAGCGGATTGCACACGCTGCTGTCCAATACTTCCGGAAAAGACCTGCTGGCCTCCCTCAAAGAAGACCGGAATACCAATCATTATAAAAAGAAACAACAGATATACGCTGCGGGCAACAGGCCGGAAAGCCTCTATTATATTATGGAAGGCAAGGTAAAAACCTATCAGCGCAATGATGATGGGAAGGAACTGATCACCGGGTTGTATAACCAGGGGGATTTTCTGGGGTACACGGCTTTACTGGAAGCGGGCGCCTACCAGGAAAGCGCAGAAGCCATCGAAGATACTGTGCTGGCCATTATTCCGCACCAGGATTTCGAAGAACTGGTGAATAACAACCCGGAAGTGCTGAGCCGCTTTGTTCAGCTGCTGGCTAAAAACATTGCGGAAAAAGAACAGCAGCTGATTGCGCTGGCCTATAGTTCCCTGCGTAAAAAAGTAGCTTCCGCCCTGATCACGCTGGACCATAAGTACAACACCACCAATAAACCGCAATTTGAAATTGATATCAGCCGGGAGAACCTGGCTGCGGTGGCCGGAGTGGCCAAGGAGTCGCTGATACGTACCCTCGGGGATTTCAGGGATGAACAACTGATTACTTTACGCGATGGCACCATCGTGCTGAAAGAAAAAGAAAAAATCGCCGCGATGCGCAACTGA
- a CDS encoding ArnT family glycosyltransferase has product MAAICVVTVLRLSFIGAMGLMPQDAYYFFYGQHLALSYFDHPPAIAYTLRLFTDVLGRHAWVIKLADTVVTIGTLLAFYRLSTFFLSRHRASRALLLLYSTLMITLLSLVSTPDVPLLLWWGISLIALYKAVFEGSRMAWVWTGIAMGLAFDSKYTGIILPAGTILFLLLSAPHRRYLWSPWLLLAVAFFLLTVSPVVIWNVENQFASFRFQSSGRVGGMELHPLDFFGVIGHQAAILIPVLLGALFYYLYRAFGRYRRRAWRVPAKQLFLLCFFLPPFLGFMLISPVYWVKLNWMMPAYITGIIWVSAWMGMKYIRWQWIVSMVVHLALAVEILFYPVPIHSDDTMIGWEGLGKAAREIRAQYPDDFIFSADDYKTSAMLNFYLPGMVYSRNVIGENALQFDYIGTDLSRLEGRNAIFINSLTDVKDDKDEQAYVNELQPYFAELEPLPPIIVKLHGRVVRKFLVYRCFGYRPPQPSEAGRK; this is encoded by the coding sequence GTGGCTGCCATCTGTGTAGTTACCGTATTAAGACTTTCTTTTATTGGCGCGATGGGGCTGATGCCGCAGGATGCTTACTATTTCTTTTATGGTCAGCACCTGGCGTTGTCCTACTTTGATCATCCGCCCGCTATAGCCTATACGCTGCGGCTTTTCACGGATGTATTGGGCAGGCATGCCTGGGTGATCAAGCTGGCCGATACGGTGGTGACTATCGGCACATTGCTGGCTTTTTACCGGTTGTCCACTTTTTTCCTGTCGCGGCACCGTGCTTCCCGCGCCCTGCTGTTGCTGTATTCCACACTGATGATCACGTTGCTGTCGCTGGTGTCTACGCCGGACGTGCCGCTGCTGTTGTGGTGGGGCATTTCGCTCATTGCGTTGTACAAAGCGGTGTTTGAAGGCAGCCGGATGGCCTGGGTGTGGACGGGCATAGCAATGGGGCTGGCGTTTGACAGCAAGTACACCGGTATCATATTGCCGGCGGGCACTATCCTGTTTTTGTTATTGTCTGCCCCTCACCGGCGCTACCTCTGGTCGCCGTGGCTGTTGCTGGCCGTTGCGTTTTTCCTGCTGACTGTTTCTCCTGTGGTGATCTGGAATGTGGAAAACCAGTTTGCCTCTTTCCGTTTTCAGTCATCCGGAAGAGTAGGCGGTATGGAGCTGCATCCGCTGGATTTCTTTGGCGTCATCGGGCATCAGGCTGCGATACTGATACCGGTGTTGCTGGGCGCGTTGTTCTATTATCTGTACAGGGCTTTTGGCCGTTACCGGCGGAGGGCGTGGCGTGTGCCGGCGAAGCAGCTGTTCCTGCTCTGTTTTTTCCTGCCGCCGTTTTTGGGTTTTATGCTGATCTCTCCCGTTTACTGGGTGAAGCTGAACTGGATGATGCCGGCGTATATCACGGGAATTATCTGGGTGAGCGCCTGGATGGGCATGAAATATATCCGTTGGCAGTGGATCGTTTCCATGGTGGTGCATCTGGCGCTGGCGGTAGAGATTTTGTTTTATCCCGTGCCTATTCATTCAGATGATACCATGATAGGCTGGGAAGGCCTGGGGAAAGCGGCGCGGGAGATACGTGCGCAGTACCCGGATGATTTTATTTTTTCTGCCGATGATTATAAAACGAGCGCCATGCTCAATTTCTATCTTCCCGGGATGGTCTATTCCAGGAATGTTATCGGGGAGAATGCGCTTCAATTCGATTATATCGGTACAGATCTGAGCAGGCTGGAAGGCAGGAATGCCATCTTTATCAATTCCCTGACAGACGTGAAGGATGACAAGGACGAGCAGGCGTATGTAAATGAGCTGCAGCCTTATTTTGCTGAACTGGAGCCGCTGCCGCCTATTATTGTGAAACTGCATGGCAGGGTAGTCCGTAAATTCCTGGTGTACCGTTGTTTTGGCTATCGGCCGCCTCAGCCCTCCGAAGCGGGCCGGAAATAG
- a CDS encoding cation-translocating P-type ATPase: MAVKINLPENITGLDDAAVAASREEHGRNIPPEPSINPVLALLKEILQEPMLMLLIAVTAIYFVLGEWGEAYFMLAAIAVVSGISFYQDSRSRKALEALEKMNEPLSKVIRNGTLQSIPTADIVTGDMLVVSEGNTINADGVIVHSNDFSVNESALTGEAFAVFKDAGSEAPYVYSGTVVVSGLAICRVEQIGDQTKIGQLGKAILDIREEPTPLQQQIEQFVKGMAIIGIGVFLAVWLYNFIQSRSLTDSLLKGLTLAMSILPEEIPVAFTTFMALGSRRLMQLGIIVKKIRTVEALGSATVICTDKTGTITENRMSLQSAYNAADQTLYENGQWPAAVIRAAMWASEPVPFDPMEKTLHQLYAQTTATDERPQYHMVHEYPLEGKPPMMTHVFETNDGQRIIAAKGAPEAILRVCHLPEAEKNKVEQQVSQLAEKGYRLLGVATSNFKGTDYPAQQQDLPFSFVGLVAFYDPPKANIGQVFQQFYEAGIDIKIITGDNSATTKAIAAQAGLRHAGEAIDGDALMQQSLPDMQATLLRVNIFTRMFPEAKLAAINALKADSQVVAMTGDGVNDGPALKAAHIGIAMGQKGTEIAKQAAALILVNDDLSGMVDAVAVGRRIYTNIKKAVQYIISIHIPIILTVSLPLFLGWKYPNIFTPVHVIFLELIMGPTCSIVYENEPMEPNAMRLPPRPIGQTFLSFREMIISLLQGLAITAGVLGVYRYSLSQGHDETYVRSMVFTTLVLANVFLTQVNRSFYYSFIASMRNRNKLMVGVILITLVLLAAMLYIPAVSGFFHITALDIRSLLICAGVGAVSVWWFEIWKWSKRLRD; the protein is encoded by the coding sequence ATGGCAGTAAAAATCAATTTACCGGAAAATATCACCGGCCTCGATGATGCAGCAGTAGCTGCCTCCCGGGAGGAGCACGGCCGGAACATTCCGCCGGAACCTTCCATTAACCCGGTGCTGGCCCTGCTGAAAGAGATACTGCAGGAGCCAATGCTGATGTTGCTGATTGCCGTTACAGCCATTTACTTTGTACTCGGCGAATGGGGCGAAGCCTATTTTATGCTGGCCGCCATCGCCGTGGTATCCGGCATTTCTTTTTACCAGGACAGCCGTAGCCGTAAGGCGCTGGAAGCGCTGGAAAAAATGAACGAGCCGCTGAGTAAGGTGATCCGCAACGGTACGCTGCAATCCATCCCCACCGCCGATATCGTCACCGGCGACATGCTGGTGGTGTCGGAAGGCAATACCATCAATGCCGACGGCGTGATTGTGCACAGCAACGATTTCTCTGTCAACGAATCAGCCCTCACGGGCGAAGCCTTCGCCGTTTTCAAGGACGCCGGCAGCGAAGCCCCCTACGTCTACAGCGGGACGGTCGTGGTATCCGGCCTGGCCATCTGCCGCGTGGAACAGATCGGCGACCAGACCAAAATAGGACAGCTGGGCAAGGCTATCCTGGACATCCGGGAGGAACCTACGCCGCTGCAGCAACAGATAGAGCAGTTTGTAAAAGGGATGGCCATCATCGGCATCGGCGTATTCCTCGCCGTATGGCTGTACAATTTTATACAGAGCCGCAGCCTGACCGACAGCCTGCTCAAAGGGCTCACCCTCGCCATGTCCATCCTGCCGGAAGAGATACCTGTAGCCTTCACAACGTTTATGGCGCTTGGCTCCCGGCGGCTGATGCAGCTGGGCATCATCGTCAAAAAAATACGCACGGTGGAAGCGCTGGGCAGCGCTACCGTCATCTGCACCGATAAAACCGGTACCATCACGGAAAACAGAATGAGCCTGCAGTCGGCCTATAACGCGGCCGATCAAACGCTGTATGAAAACGGGCAGTGGCCGGCCGCCGTTATCCGCGCCGCCATGTGGGCCAGCGAACCGGTACCGTTTGATCCGATGGAGAAGACGCTGCACCAGCTGTATGCGCAGACTACGGCAACGGATGAACGCCCGCAGTACCACATGGTACATGAATACCCGCTGGAAGGCAAACCGCCCATGATGACGCACGTGTTTGAAACGAACGACGGTCAGCGGATCATCGCCGCCAAAGGAGCGCCGGAAGCAATCCTCCGCGTTTGCCATCTGCCGGAGGCAGAAAAAAACAAGGTAGAGCAACAGGTCAGCCAACTGGCGGAAAAAGGATATCGCCTGCTGGGCGTAGCTACCTCCAACTTCAAAGGAACAGACTACCCGGCGCAACAACAGGACCTGCCCTTCAGTTTCGTGGGACTGGTGGCTTTTTATGATCCTCCAAAAGCCAATATCGGCCAGGTCTTCCAACAGTTTTATGAGGCCGGTATCGATATCAAAATCATCACCGGCGATAACAGCGCCACCACCAAAGCCATCGCTGCCCAGGCCGGCCTGCGGCACGCAGGAGAAGCGATCGACGGCGATGCCCTCATGCAACAGTCCCTTCCCGACATGCAGGCCACACTGCTGCGTGTGAACATCTTCACCCGCATGTTCCCCGAAGCCAAACTGGCCGCCATCAACGCACTCAAGGCAGACAGCCAGGTAGTGGCCATGACCGGCGACGGCGTCAACGACGGTCCCGCCCTGAAAGCCGCCCACATCGGCATCGCCATGGGCCAGAAAGGTACCGAGATCGCCAAACAGGCCGCCGCCCTGATCCTCGTGAACGACGACCTCTCCGGCATGGTAGATGCAGTGGCCGTTGGCCGGAGGATCTATACCAACATCAAAAAAGCAGTACAGTACATTATCTCCATTCATATCCCCATTATTCTCACCGTATCACTGCCGCTGTTCCTCGGATGGAAGTACCCGAATATTTTCACGCCGGTACACGTCATTTTCCTTGAGCTGATCATGGGCCCTACATGTTCTATCGTGTATGAAAACGAACCGATGGAACCCAACGCCATGCGGCTGCCGCCACGCCCTATCGGACAAACGTTCCTGTCTTTCAGGGAAATGATCATCAGCCTGCTGCAGGGACTCGCTATCACCGCCGGCGTACTGGGCGTTTACCGGTACAGCCTGTCACAGGGCCACGATGAAACCTATGTCCGCAGCATGGTATTTACGACGCTGGTACTTGCCAATGTATTCCTCACACAGGTGAACCGCTCTTTCTATTATTCATTTATAGCCAGCATGCGCAATCGCAACAAGCTGATGGTAGGCGTTATCCTGATTACGCTGGTGCTGCTGGCAGCGATGCTTTATATTCCAGCGGTGTCGGGCTTCTTCCATATCACGGCACTGGATATACGCTCTCTGCTCATATGTGCCGGCGTTGGCGCGGTATCTGTATGGTGGTTTGAGATATGGAAATGGAGCAAACGATTAAGGGATTAA
- a CDS encoding 2-hydroxyacid dehydrogenase, which translates to MMRVFATRVIPPDGLELLQHAGISVTQWTEKRGLSAAELIAQCQQYDALLLASDNHIDRAFLEQCRHLKVIALLSVGYDKVDVAAANELRVPVTNTPGVLSAATADTAFLLMMSVARKAFFHYRRILRGEWNFSEPTANLGVDLEGKTLGIWGLGNIGHVMAKRCVSAFNMKVIYHNRGRNEAAEQELGAVRVSFGELLAQSDVLTVHTALTPETTGVFNKAVFEQMKPSAIFINTARGAIHNETDLIAALQQGVIWGAGLDVTNPEPMQPDNPLLNMPTVAVLPHIGSATVETRNAMSAMAAKNILAAFKGDPLPNPVTSL; encoded by the coding sequence ATGATGAGGGTTTTTGCGACAAGAGTCATCCCGCCGGATGGACTGGAACTATTACAACATGCAGGCATCAGCGTAACCCAATGGACAGAGAAACGGGGACTTTCTGCAGCAGAGCTGATTGCACAGTGCCAGCAATACGATGCGTTGCTGCTGGCCAGCGACAACCACATAGACCGCGCTTTCCTGGAGCAGTGCCGCCACCTGAAAGTAATAGCGCTGTTGTCTGTCGGATATGACAAGGTAGATGTGGCCGCGGCCAACGAACTGCGGGTACCGGTGACCAACACGCCGGGCGTATTAAGCGCCGCCACCGCTGATACTGCTTTCCTGCTGATGATGTCTGTGGCGCGTAAAGCCTTTTTCCACTACCGGCGTATCCTTCGCGGAGAATGGAATTTCTCCGAACCTACCGCCAATCTGGGCGTTGACCTGGAAGGAAAAACGCTCGGTATCTGGGGGCTGGGCAATATCGGTCATGTGATGGCCAAACGTTGCGTCAGCGCTTTTAACATGAAAGTGATCTACCACAACCGTGGCCGCAACGAAGCCGCTGAACAGGAGCTGGGCGCCGTCAGGGTTTCTTTCGGGGAACTGCTGGCCCAGAGCGATGTGCTCACCGTACATACCGCGCTGACACCGGAAACCACCGGCGTGTTCAACAAAGCTGTTTTTGAACAGATGAAGCCTTCGGCTATTTTCATCAATACCGCCAGGGGAGCCATCCACAACGAAACAGACCTGATTGCGGCACTGCAACAGGGCGTTATCTGGGGCGCCGGGCTGGATGTCACCAATCCGGAACCGATGCAGCCCGACAACCCTTTGCTCAATATGCCGACTGTGGCGGTATTGCCACATATTGGCTCTGCCACCGTGGAAACCCGTAACGCCATGTCCGCCATGGCTGCCAAAAACATACTGGCCGCATTCAAAGGAGATCCGCTGCCCAATCCCGTCACCAGCCTCTGA
- a CDS encoding acetyl-CoA C-acetyltransferase, with protein sequence MRKVAIIGGKRIPFVKSFREYNRVSNQEMLTACLHALVSTYRLEGQRIGDVALGALLNRSTEWNFARECVLGTVLDPHTSAYNVQRACGTSLDAAIQLGLRIAAGQIETGIAGGSDTNSDLPLMLQQQLAWKLTALKGAKTLGERLRILTSVRFRELSPLYPSIVEPRTGLSMGQHTEKMVQEWGISREDQDALAYTSHMNATRAYMAGFFEGLVIPFKNVSRDTIIRPDTTPEKLATLKPAFDHTGKGSLTAGNSTIYTDGAAALLLASEEYAQRRQWPVQAYLTDGETAAVDYVHGEGLLMAPTYAVARLLQRNNLRLQDFDVYEIHEAFCGQVLCTLKAWEDAAYCKKLGLDAPLGSIDRNKLNTKGGSVAIGHPFAATGARIVAQTAKILQERGGGRALVSICTAGGMGVTAILER encoded by the coding sequence ATGAGAAAAGTGGCCATTATCGGCGGGAAACGGATTCCCTTTGTCAAATCTTTCCGGGAATACAACCGGGTCTCCAACCAGGAGATGCTCACCGCCTGCCTGCACGCCCTGGTGAGCACCTACCGGCTGGAAGGACAACGCATCGGTGATGTGGCGCTGGGCGCGCTGCTGAACCGCTCCACTGAATGGAACTTCGCACGGGAATGTGTGCTGGGCACCGTGCTCGATCCGCATACCTCCGCATACAATGTACAACGCGCCTGCGGTACCAGCCTCGATGCTGCCATACAACTGGGCCTGCGCATCGCTGCCGGACAGATAGAAACCGGTATCGCCGGCGGAAGCGATACCAACAGCGACCTTCCGCTGATGCTGCAACAACAGTTAGCCTGGAAACTCACCGCCCTCAAAGGCGCTAAAACACTGGGAGAAAGGCTGCGTATCCTCACTTCCGTCCGTTTCCGCGAACTGTCGCCCCTCTATCCTTCCATTGTAGAACCGCGCACCGGCCTCTCTATGGGACAACACACAGAAAAGATGGTACAGGAATGGGGCATCAGCCGGGAAGATCAGGACGCGCTGGCGTATACCAGTCATATGAACGCTACCCGCGCCTATATGGCCGGCTTCTTCGAAGGGCTGGTCATCCCCTTTAAAAACGTGAGCCGCGACACCATCATCCGCCCGGACACCACACCTGAAAAATTAGCCACACTGAAACCCGCTTTTGATCATACCGGCAAAGGCTCGCTCACCGCCGGCAACAGCACCATCTATACCGACGGCGCAGCCGCGCTGCTACTGGCTTCCGAAGAATATGCACAGCGCCGGCAGTGGCCCGTACAAGCTTACCTGACAGACGGGGAAACCGCTGCGGTGGACTATGTGCACGGCGAAGGCCTGCTGATGGCGCCTACCTATGCCGTAGCGCGACTGCTGCAACGCAACAACCTGCGCCTGCAGGATTTCGATGTATATGAAATTCATGAAGCTTTCTGCGGCCAGGTACTCTGTACCCTCAAAGCCTGGGAAGACGCCGCTTACTGTAAAAAGCTGGGACTGGACGCCCCGCTGGGAAGTATAGACCGTAACAAACTAAACACGAAAGGCGGCAGCGTGGCCATCGGTCACCCTTTTGCCGCCACGGGCGCCAGGATTGTGGCACAAACGGCTAAAATACTCCAGGAACGCGGCGGGGGCAGGGCTTTGGTATCCATCTGCACCGCTGGTGGCATGGGCGTTACCGCGATCCTGGAGCGGTAA
- a CDS encoding TlpA disulfide reductase family protein, with product MKKVFLVCAAMAGMTHLYAQKAGVTITGKIPSVFNNEYIYLLKGRGTALDSAKVEKGAFTLKYALTDTIQAALRVTKKEDGKSYYGTRNVFLKPGDKVSLTVKDTSGGNLLAKGVLKGASLSLQQEQLQKELKEVTGEMDALRSRYMQQMQAVQSGKAQRDTAAEMAMGNKMSELWKQQEGITNAFINAHPDYYVSLVEFKESLGGRVKDVPATQERFNKFTPALRQSSLGLSVQELLKASAKLSVNQPAPDFASTTPDGKTLKLSDLKGKYVLLDFWASWCGPCRAENPNVVKAFQQYKDKNFTVLGVSLDREGAHDKWTEAIEKDGLAWYHVSDLKWWKADAAALYMIRSIPQNFLIDPNGKIIASNLRGEALQEELARLLK from the coding sequence ATGAAAAAAGTTTTTCTTGTATGCGCTGCCATGGCAGGCATGACCCACCTGTATGCACAAAAGGCCGGGGTAACTATTACTGGTAAAATACCGTCTGTTTTCAATAATGAGTACATCTATCTGCTGAAGGGCAGGGGTACTGCGCTCGATTCCGCCAAAGTGGAAAAAGGCGCTTTTACCCTGAAATATGCGTTGACAGACACTATTCAGGCTGCCTTACGGGTCACGAAAAAAGAAGACGGCAAGTCTTATTATGGCACCAGGAACGTATTCCTGAAGCCCGGCGACAAGGTATCGCTGACGGTAAAAGATACCAGCGGCGGTAACCTGCTGGCGAAAGGAGTGCTGAAAGGTGCTTCACTCTCTTTGCAACAGGAGCAACTGCAAAAAGAACTGAAGGAGGTAACCGGCGAAATGGATGCGCTGCGTTCCAGATACATGCAGCAGATGCAGGCCGTACAGAGTGGCAAGGCCCAAAGGGACACTGCTGCCGAAATGGCCATGGGCAATAAAATGAGCGAGCTGTGGAAACAACAGGAGGGCATTACCAATGCTTTCATTAACGCTCACCCGGATTATTATGTGAGCCTGGTAGAATTCAAGGAAAGCCTGGGTGGTCGTGTAAAAGACGTGCCTGCTACACAGGAGCGTTTCAATAAATTTACGCCGGCATTGCGTCAGTCTTCGCTGGGATTGTCTGTACAGGAGTTGCTGAAAGCGTCTGCCAAACTGAGCGTTAACCAGCCTGCTCCTGATTTTGCTTCCACTACGCCGGACGGCAAGACATTAAAGTTGTCTGACCTGAAAGGCAAATATGTGCTGCTTGATTTCTGGGCCAGCTGGTGCGGTCCCTGCCGTGCAGAAAATCCGAATGTGGTGAAAGCTTTCCAGCAGTATAAAGACAAAAACTTTACCGTGCTGGGCGTATCACTGGACCGCGAAGGCGCGCACGATAAGTGGACAGAAGCTATTGAGAAAGACGGCCTGGCATGGTACCATGTGAGCGACCTGAAATGGTGGAAGGCAGATGCGGCGGCGCTGTATATGATCCGTTCCATTCCGCAGAATTTCCTGATTGATCCTAACGGAAAAATCATTGCTTCCAACCTGCGTGGCGAAGCGCTGCAGGAGGAACTGGCGAGACTGCTGAAATAG
- a CDS encoding DUF1543 domain-containing protein: protein MEPLKLYMLLLGCTIPGRHTEQHDVFFGIARKLSDLIPDMKAFWPEAGDKLHVDAWREVNNVGNYQITVVSREETVDNAEQLYFLNLGGYKPGEMEEYHYKMLRVSKDIGAAIREAKETAFYQHNTFTSPGSPAATSHVDDKYGVDVDDIVPVKDILPASVRTQYQLKITQISTPAPEDELHLGYFQLHKL from the coding sequence ATGGAACCTTTGAAATTATATATGTTATTGCTGGGATGCACCATCCCCGGCCGTCATACTGAACAACATGATGTCTTTTTCGGCATTGCGCGTAAACTGAGCGACCTGATACCGGATATGAAAGCTTTCTGGCCTGAAGCCGGCGACAAGCTGCATGTAGACGCCTGGAGGGAGGTGAACAATGTCGGCAATTACCAGATCACCGTGGTTTCCCGTGAGGAAACAGTGGACAATGCAGAGCAGCTGTATTTCCTGAACCTTGGCGGCTATAAACCGGGAGAGATGGAAGAGTATCATTACAAAATGCTGCGCGTCAGCAAAGACATCGGCGCCGCTATCCGGGAAGCGAAAGAGACAGCTTTCTACCAGCATAATACCTTTACCTCTCCGGGATCACCCGCCGCTACTTCTCACGTGGACGATAAATACGGTGTGGATGTAGACGATATCGTTCCGGTGAAAGATATTCTGCCGGCCTCCGTGAGGACTCAATATCAACTGAAAATAACACAGATCTCAACTCCGGCGCCCGAAGACGAACTGCATCTGGGGTACTTCCAGCTTCACAAATTATAA